A region from the Cydia amplana chromosome 7, ilCydAmpl1.1, whole genome shotgun sequence genome encodes:
- the LOC134649376 gene encoding uncharacterized protein LOC134649376 isoform X1, whose amino-acid sequence MVQQKYNITKRVKYRAPMSVRTYEWCFSMPPRCSKWSTEMRDLTRLETEERTAEVAVCCPGYKMKDVSCVPVCPPGRTGNGCSEECPKNKWGPNCVNECKTCTEHGTCSAVTGECRCQDGWQGERCEMRQSSPATMEELSVTKPVTIPTSRVDHERTTITSTTSTTTTKTPITTTVRIPITAAPTTTTLPTTPKPTTTTTTTTSTTTTTVRPIATTLLTSAPTSTVETTIQSSKIATVESKIPNDQPTTTIKRTNWNNVTLTTPWIVSTDKSIPTTKMPFTTVSPIFIQPAFTTKNIETTTTKGTTARKSLPTTESLELPSQSTEIFEMSTMTLRTKPNLITAPTIKETTRRPETTIKMYPTTIKFKPKEIWIRPAQKEPEHITAVMDKPDRSSVDLISVISIAGGVMMTVITVAVVIVMLERCKRPRYEDKMNSIRMEVMIDNNDGPPPYVRNIFNTPLPEPPRTEKCHYQPISTLDRNLKQFMRPVVVQTISPMMLENFRGILECHYDHLPRRSVEYPTLQARCSVAPSLSGCDELRQQRPDSLAESAIEALKCEAKLDVIDNTTSEPLYAEIPCWRPPSEHAIEVVNLNGEAVTEL is encoded by the exons ATGGTGCAGCAGAA ATACAACATCACGAAGCGCGTCAAGTACCGTGCTCCGATGTCCGTGCGCACATACGAGTGGTGCTTCTCCATGCCGCCGAGATGCTCCAAATGGAGCACAGAGATGCGGGATCTTACTAGACTCGAg ACGGAGGAGCGTACAGCGGAGGTGGCGGTATGCTGTCCCGGTTACAAGATGAAGGATGTATCCTGTGTGCCGGTGTGTCCGCCGGGGAGGACCGGAAACGGATGCTCTGAGG AATGTCCAAAAAACAAATGGGGTCCGAATTGCGTGAATGAATGCAAAACGTGTACAGAACATGGCACCTGTTCTGCAGTGACAGGAGAATGTCGGTGCCAGGATGGATGGCAAGGTGAGAG ATGTGAAATGAGACAGAGCTCTCCTGCAACGATGGAAGAACTTTCAGTTACCAAGCCAGTTACCATACCTACCTCAAGAGTTGATCATGAAAGAACTACTATAACTAGTACTACTAGTACTACTACTACAAAAACACCAATTACCACAACAGTGAGAATTCCAATCACTGCAGCTCCAACGACAACAACGTTACCTACAACTCCTAAACCTACTACAACAACAACTACTACTAcgagtactactactactaccgtGAGACCTATTGCAACGACTTTATTGACTAGTGCTCCAACATCTACAGTGGAAACCACTATACAGTCGTCAAAGATAGCTACCGTAGAGTCTAAAATACCAAATGACCAGCCAACTACAACAATTAAACGTACAAATTGGAATAACGTGACATTGACTACACCTTGGATTGTATCAACTGATAAATCTATACCTACAACGAAGATGCCGTTTACCACAGTTAGTCCAATTTTCATTCAACCTGCTTTTACTACAAAGAATATtgaaactactactactaaaggaACGACTGCTAGAAAATCATTGCCAACAACAGAGTCTTTAGAATTACCATCACAATCAACTGAAATATTTGAAATGTCAACAATGACTTTGAGAACTAAACCGAACTTAATAACGGCGCCTACAATTAAAGAAACTACAAGAAGACCAGAAACAACTATCAAAATGTATCCAACAACAATCAAGTTTAAGCCAAAAGAAATTTGGATAAGACCAGCACAAAAAG AACCGGAGCATATAACGGCTGTGATGGACAAACCTGATCGATCATCAGTAGACTTGATATCGGTGATCAGTATAGCTGGGGGGGTGATGATGACGGTGATCACCGTGGCGGTGGTGATCGTGATGCTGGAGAGGTGCAAGCGGCCGAGGTATGAGGATAAGATGAACAGCATCAGAATGGAAGTGATGATTGATAATAATGACGGACCGCCGCCGTATGTGAGGAATATATTTAATACGCCGCTGCCTG agcCACCAAGAACAGAAAAATGCCATTACCAGCCAATATCAACTTTGGACAGGAACTTGAAACAATTTATGAGGCCAGTGGTTGTTCAAACAATTTCTCCTATGATGTTGGAAAACTTTAGAG GAATTCTAGAATGCCATTACGACCATTTGCCAAGAAGAAGCGTGGAGTATCCAACATTACAGGCGCGTTGTTCCGTGGCGCCATCTCTGAGCGGTTGTGATGAACTACGTCAACAGCGACCCGACTCGCTCGCTGAGTCCGCTATAGAAGCGCTCAAATGTGAAGCTAAGCTAGACGTAATTGATAACACCACATCTGAACCTCTGTATGCTGAAATACCCTGTTGGAGACCACCTTCAGAACACGCAATTGAGGTCGTCAATTTGAACGGTGAAGCTGTGACAGAATTATGA
- the LOC134649376 gene encoding uncharacterized protein LOC134649376 isoform X2, with protein MQNVYRTWHLFCSDRRMSVPGWMARCEMRQSSPATMEELSVTKPVTIPTSRVDHERTTITSTTSTTTTKTPITTTVRIPITAAPTTTTLPTTPKPTTTTTTTTSTTTTTVRPIATTLLTSAPTSTVETTIQSSKIATVESKIPNDQPTTTIKRTNWNNVTLTTPWIVSTDKSIPTTKMPFTTVSPIFIQPAFTTKNIETTTTKGTTARKSLPTTESLELPSQSTEIFEMSTMTLRTKPNLITAPTIKETTRRPETTIKMYPTTIKFKPKEIWIRPAQKEPEHITAVMDKPDRSSVDLISVISIAGGVMMTVITVAVVIVMLERCKRPRYEDKMNSIRMEVMIDNNDGPPPYVRNIFNTPLPEPPRTEKCHYQPISTLDRNLKQFMRPVVVQTISPMMLENFRGILECHYDHLPRRSVEYPTLQARCSVAPSLSGCDELRQQRPDSLAESAIEALKCEAKLDVIDNTTSEPLYAEIPCWRPPSEHAIEVVNLNGEAVTEL; from the exons ATGCAAAACGTGTACAGAACATGGCACCTGTTCTGCAGTGACAGGAGAATGTCGGTGCCAGGATGGATGGCAAG ATGTGAAATGAGACAGAGCTCTCCTGCAACGATGGAAGAACTTTCAGTTACCAAGCCAGTTACCATACCTACCTCAAGAGTTGATCATGAAAGAACTACTATAACTAGTACTACTAGTACTACTACTACAAAAACACCAATTACCACAACAGTGAGAATTCCAATCACTGCAGCTCCAACGACAACAACGTTACCTACAACTCCTAAACCTACTACAACAACAACTACTACTAcgagtactactactactaccgtGAGACCTATTGCAACGACTTTATTGACTAGTGCTCCAACATCTACAGTGGAAACCACTATACAGTCGTCAAAGATAGCTACCGTAGAGTCTAAAATACCAAATGACCAGCCAACTACAACAATTAAACGTACAAATTGGAATAACGTGACATTGACTACACCTTGGATTGTATCAACTGATAAATCTATACCTACAACGAAGATGCCGTTTACCACAGTTAGTCCAATTTTCATTCAACCTGCTTTTACTACAAAGAATATtgaaactactactactaaaggaACGACTGCTAGAAAATCATTGCCAACAACAGAGTCTTTAGAATTACCATCACAATCAACTGAAATATTTGAAATGTCAACAATGACTTTGAGAACTAAACCGAACTTAATAACGGCGCCTACAATTAAAGAAACTACAAGAAGACCAGAAACAACTATCAAAATGTATCCAACAACAATCAAGTTTAAGCCAAAAGAAATTTGGATAAGACCAGCACAAAAAG AACCGGAGCATATAACGGCTGTGATGGACAAACCTGATCGATCATCAGTAGACTTGATATCGGTGATCAGTATAGCTGGGGGGGTGATGATGACGGTGATCACCGTGGCGGTGGTGATCGTGATGCTGGAGAGGTGCAAGCGGCCGAGGTATGAGGATAAGATGAACAGCATCAGAATGGAAGTGATGATTGATAATAATGACGGACCGCCGCCGTATGTGAGGAATATATTTAATACGCCGCTGCCTG agcCACCAAGAACAGAAAAATGCCATTACCAGCCAATATCAACTTTGGACAGGAACTTGAAACAATTTATGAGGCCAGTGGTTGTTCAAACAATTTCTCCTATGATGTTGGAAAACTTTAGAG GAATTCTAGAATGCCATTACGACCATTTGCCAAGAAGAAGCGTGGAGTATCCAACATTACAGGCGCGTTGTTCCGTGGCGCCATCTCTGAGCGGTTGTGATGAACTACGTCAACAGCGACCCGACTCGCTCGCTGAGTCCGCTATAGAAGCGCTCAAATGTGAAGCTAAGCTAGACGTAATTGATAACACCACATCTGAACCTCTGTATGCTGAAATACCCTGTTGGAGACCACCTTCAGAACACGCAATTGAGGTCGTCAATTTGAACGGTGAAGCTGTGACAGAATTATGA